Part of the Aurantiacibacter aquimixticola genome, CGAGAAAGCGGTGCGAGCGCAGATCGCTCACCGCCCGACTGTCTCGGGAACGAGAGAACATTTGCAGGATGAAAACATCATGAGGAAACTTTTTTTCGCGGCCACCGCTTCGGTCGCCGCTCTCGCCATTCCCTCGGTCGCGCACGCGCAGGCCGAAGTCTTCGGTGGCATTTCCGGTGGTTATCACGACTTGGGTGTAGAGAATGAAGTCGAGGACATCTTCGACGGCGTCACCATCGAAGATGGCAGCTTCATTTTCGGCGGCTTCGTCGGCGCGGACGTAATGGCCGGTGAAAGCCTGTTCGTCGGCGCGGAAGCGAACTTCCACCTCGGCACCGAAGCGCTCGATAGCGAATATGGCGCATCGGCGCGTATCGGTTTCGTCGATGCGGGCGGAGCGAAGTACTACCTGCGCGGCGGCTACCAGGAACTGAACCTCGACTATTCCAACATCATCTTCATCGATGGGGAAGAACTGACCGACGCC contains:
- a CDS encoding outer membrane beta-barrel protein; this encodes MRKLFFAATASVAALAIPSVAHAQAEVFGGISGGYHDLGVENEVEDIFDGVTIEDGSFIFGGFVGADVMAGESLFVGAEANFHLGTEALDSEYGASARIGFVDAGGAKYYLRGGYQELNLDYSNIIFIDGEELTDADFVGLDDTAGDYLVGAGVEFPLGESSMLRVNVDTIGFDTARATAGVGFRF